In a genomic window of Candidatus Thiothrix sulfatifontis:
- a CDS encoding (Fe-S)-binding protein encodes MSALTLERGINAFKAQIDAPMASFFSSCVSCGMCADACLFYTENPEPRFTPIYKLEPLRRVWEQEYTLIGKLKAKLGLSKPVTDAELAEWQELVYNNCSLCGRCTLICPVGNDITYMIRRMREGMVASGHAPEGLIGASTRAVQIGSPMGVKLPALQAQVRHLEKSSGLEVPFDKEGAEYLLMLSSMEIMNYPEYLGAVAKILTNAGKTWTLSSECFEATNSGIQIGSSDIARELVSRVVAAAEKLKVKTVISPECGHAYTALRWEGPNLIGRPYTFAAKHIVEVLDELRAEGLLQTEGFEESKLTFHDPCQLVRRGGVVEQPRNLLNMVAKNFVEMADHGTLNWCCGAGGGVSANEDAEEVKMKAFQRKKKQLDELHVDTLVTACANCRIQLEEGMEVNQMDIPVLGLTEMIAEHLVERKGGAA; translated from the coding sequence ATGAGCGCATTAACACTCGAACGCGGCATTAATGCCTTCAAAGCGCAAATTGATGCGCCCATGGCCAGTTTCTTCAGCTCCTGCGTGTCGTGCGGGATGTGTGCCGATGCTTGTCTGTTCTACACCGAAAACCCTGAGCCGCGCTTCACGCCAATCTACAAGCTCGAACCGTTGCGGCGCGTGTGGGAACAGGAATACACCCTGATCGGCAAGCTCAAAGCCAAGCTGGGTCTGAGCAAACCTGTCACCGATGCGGAACTCGCCGAATGGCAGGAACTGGTTTACAACAACTGCTCCTTGTGCGGACGTTGTACCCTGATTTGTCCGGTCGGCAATGACATTACCTACATGATCCGCCGGATGCGCGAAGGCATGGTGGCTTCGGGTCACGCACCCGAAGGCTTGATTGGCGCATCCACCCGTGCGGTGCAAATCGGCAGCCCGATGGGGGTCAAACTCCCTGCCTTGCAAGCCCAAGTCCGCCATCTGGAAAAATCCAGCGGTCTGGAAGTGCCATTCGACAAGGAAGGTGCGGAATACCTGCTGATGCTGTCGTCGATGGAAATCATGAACTACCCCGAATACTTGGGGGCAGTTGCCAAAATCCTCACCAATGCAGGCAAAACGTGGACGCTGAGTAGCGAATGCTTTGAAGCCACCAATTCCGGCATCCAAATCGGCTCATCCGACATTGCGAGGGAACTGGTAAGCCGTGTCGTCGCTGCTGCCGAAAAGCTCAAAGTGAAAACCGTGATCAGCCCCGAATGTGGTCACGCTTACACCGCATTGCGTTGGGAAGGGCCTAACCTGATTGGGCGACCTTACACTTTTGCCGCCAAACACATCGTCGAAGTGCTGGACGAATTACGTGCCGAAGGCTTGCTGCAAACCGAAGGCTTCGAGGAATCCAAACTCACTTTCCACGACCCGTGCCAATTGGTACGCCGTGGCGGTGTGGTCGAACAGCCGCGCAATCTGCTCAATATGGTGGCGAAAAACTTCGTGGAAATGGCGGATCATGGCACGCTTAACTGGTGTTGCGGCGCAGGCGGTGGCGTGAGTGCCAACGAAGATGCTGAAGAAGTGAAAATGAAAGCCTTCCAGCGCAAGAAAAAGCAACTGGACGAATTGCATGTGGATACGCTGGTAACGGCGTGCGCTAACTGCCGCATCCAGTTGGAAGAGGGCATGGAAGTCAACCAAATG